In Fundidesulfovibrio putealis DSM 16056, a genomic segment contains:
- the nusG gene encoding transcription termination/antitermination protein NusG — MTEKTIDIPLPDGPAKARWFIVHTYSGFENRVEQTIREMMRTGQDEGAIEEVVVPTEKVIELVKGEKRTSTRKFYPGYVMIKMVMHDKSWHLVQEIPRVTGFVGGKNRPTPMRDSEAERVLSLMESRQEQPRPKFNFDRGDEVRVIDGPFGGFNAQVEDVNYDKGKLKVSVSIFGRQTPVELDFVQVTKN, encoded by the coding sequence ATGACCGAGAAAACTATCGACATCCCTCTCCCGGACGGTCCGGCCAAAGCCAGATGGTTCATCGTCCATACCTACTCGGGTTTCGAGAACAGGGTGGAGCAGACCATACGCGAGATGATGCGTACCGGTCAGGACGAAGGGGCGATCGAAGAGGTCGTGGTACCCACCGAAAAGGTGATCGAACTGGTCAAGGGCGAGAAAAGAACCTCAACCAGAAAGTTTTATCCGGGCTACGTGATGATCAAGATGGTCATGCACGACAAATCCTGGCACCTGGTGCAGGAAATACCCCGGGTTACCGGGTTCGTTGGCGGAAAGAACCGCCCGACCCCAATGCGCGATTCCGAAGCCGAGCGCGTGCTCTCCCTGATGGAAAGCCGCCAGGAACAGCCCCGTCCCAAGTTCAATTTCGACCGAGGGGACGAGGTTCGGGTCATAGACGGCCCGTTCGGCGGGTTCAACGCCCAGGTCGAGGACGTGAACTACGACAAGGGTAAGCTCAAGGTCTCCGTGTCCATCTTCGGCCGCCAGACCCCCGTCGAGCTCGACTTCGTACAGGTGACCAAAAACTAG
- the rplK gene encoding 50S ribosomal protein L11 — translation MAKKEVAKIKLQLPAGKANPSPPVGPALGQHGVNIMEFCKAYNAKTQDQIGMTIPVVITVYADRSFSFITKTPPASVLLVKAAKVEKGSGEPNKNKVGKVTRAQIEEIAKLKMQDMTAKDLDAAMKTIMGTARSMGLDVVS, via the coding sequence ATGGCTAAGAAGGAAGTCGCGAAAATCAAGCTGCAACTCCCGGCAGGCAAGGCTAACCCCTCGCCCCCGGTCGGCCCCGCACTGGGCCAGCACGGCGTCAACATCATGGAGTTCTGCAAGGCCTACAACGCCAAGACGCAGGACCAGATCGGCATGACCATCCCCGTGGTCATCACCGTTTACGCCGACCGCTCCTTCAGCTTCATCACCAAGACCCCGCCCGCCTCCGTGCTGCTGGTCAAAGCCGCCAAGGTCGAGAAGGGCTCCGGTGAGCCCAACAAGAACAAGGTCGGCAAGGTGACGCGCGCCCAGATCGAAGAAATCGCCAAGCTCAAGATGCAGGATATGACCGCCAAGGACCTCGACGCCGCCATGAAGACCATCATGGGTACGGCCCGCAGCATGGGTCTGGACGTGGTGAGCTAA
- the rplL gene encoding 50S ribosomal protein L7/L12, translating into MSEITKEQVVDFISNMTVLELSQFIKELEEKFGVSAAAPMAAMPMMAMPGEAAAEVEEKTEFDVILTGSGSNKINVIKVVRALTGLGLKEAKDKVDTLPSAIKEAVSKSDAEDAKKQLEEAGATCEVK; encoded by the coding sequence ATGTCCGAGATCACCAAAGAGCAGGTTGTCGATTTCATTTCCAATATGACCGTCCTCGAGCTTTCCCAGTTCATCAAGGAGCTGGAAGAGAAGTTCGGCGTTTCCGCTGCCGCCCCCATGGCCGCCATGCCCATGATGGCCATGCCTGGCGAAGCCGCCGCCGAAGTCGAAGAGAAGACCGAGTTCGACGTCATCCTGACCGGTTCCGGCAGCAACAAGATCAACGTCATCAAAGTGGTGCGCGCCCTCACCGGCCTCGGCCTCAAGGAAGCCAAGGACAAGGTTGACACCCTGCCTTCCGCCATCAAGGAAGCCGTGTCCAAGTCCGACGCTGAAGATGCCAAGAAGCAGCTCGAGGAAGCCGGAGCCACTTGCGAAGTTAAGTAA
- the rplJ gene encoding 50S ribosomal protein L10 → MQTREQKAEIIEKLKDRAGRASIAVVTDFKGLTVEEVTNLRVKLREQGVDYQVVKNTLARIALTDGPHDTIKDRFKEQCAVAFGYEDPVAAAKALVDYAKVNKKFVIRFACLGGKVIDEAGVKALSTLPSKPQLLAQVLGTMNAVPTNFVSVLANVMRGVLNVLTALKDKKEAA, encoded by the coding sequence TTGCAGACTCGCGAACAGAAAGCCGAGATCATTGAGAAGCTCAAGGATCGGGCCGGACGTGCGAGCATTGCCGTGGTCACCGATTTCAAGGGCTTGACGGTGGAAGAAGTGACTAACCTGAGAGTCAAACTCCGAGAGCAAGGAGTTGATTATCAGGTTGTCAAGAACACCCTGGCCCGGATCGCGTTGACAGACGGCCCGCACGACACAATCAAGGACCGCTTTAAGGAACAATGCGCAGTCGCTTTCGGGTACGAAGACCCCGTGGCTGCCGCCAAAGCCCTGGTTGACTACGCCAAGGTAAACAAGAAGTTCGTCATCCGCTTTGCCTGCCTCGGCGGCAAGGTGATCGACGAAGCCGGAGTCAAGGCTCTGTCCACGCTGCCCAGCAAGCCTCAGCTGCTGGCCCAGGTGCTCGGAACCATGAACGCCGTGCCCACCAACTTCGTGTCCGTCCTGGCAAACGTCATGCGTGGCGTGCTCAACGTGCTGACGGCCCTGAAAGACAAAAAAGAAGCCGCTTAA
- the rplA gene encoding 50S ribosomal protein L1 yields MPKHGKKFRSAVEGVDQTVKFDLEEAVTMAIKAGPAKFDETVDVALCLGVDPKYSDQMVRGAVSLPHGLGKTVRVAVFCKGDKVAEAKAAGADIVGAEDLVEQIQGGMLDFDKAVATPDMMALVGKIGRVLGPRGLMPNAKTGTVTMNVTEAVTELKAGRVEFKVDKAGVLHAPLGKKSFGPEKILENFKVLLDTVIRMKPSAAKGTYMKAMAVSTTMGPGFKIDPGTVKKFLEG; encoded by the coding sequence ATGCCCAAACACGGAAAGAAATTTCGCAGCGCTGTTGAAGGTGTCGACCAGACCGTCAAGTTCGATCTGGAAGAAGCCGTGACCATGGCCATCAAGGCCGGTCCCGCCAAGTTCGACGAAACCGTCGATGTGGCCCTGTGCCTTGGCGTCGACCCCAAGTACTCCGACCAGATGGTGCGCGGCGCCGTCTCCCTGCCCCACGGCCTGGGCAAGACCGTCCGCGTGGCCGTTTTCTGCAAGGGCGACAAGGTCGCCGAGGCCAAGGCCGCCGGAGCCGACATCGTCGGCGCCGAGGACCTGGTCGAACAGATCCAGGGCGGCATGCTGGACTTCGACAAGGCCGTCGCCACCCCGGACATGATGGCTCTGGTCGGCAAGATCGGCCGCGTGCTGGGACCCCGTGGTCTTATGCCCAACGCCAAGACCGGCACCGTCACCATGAACGTGACCGAAGCCGTCACCGAGCTGAAGGCCGGACGCGTGGAGTTCAAGGTCGACAAGGCGGGCGTGCTGCATGCCCCCCTCGGCAAGAAGAGCTTCGGCCCCGAGAAGATCCTCGAGAACTTCAAGGTTCTTCTGGATACCGTGATCCGCATGAAGCCCAGTGCCGCCAAGGGCACCTACATGAAAGCCATGGCGGTTTCCACCACCATGGGCCCCGGCTTCAAGATCGATCCCGGCACCGTCAAGAAGTTCCTGGAAGGCTAA